One Natator depressus isolate rNatDep1 chromosome 3, rNatDep2.hap1, whole genome shotgun sequence DNA segment encodes these proteins:
- the LOC141984544 gene encoding uncharacterized protein LOC141984544 codes for MPTAKPTRQTAVPVVPPRPAISTKSWAQYLGGDPTSTPRTTMDTSEPSSTRQEEEEHQSGSEGAEVEEDTLASLDACSQEQFSSQEEGSQSRRPVLGEGQTPEEVPDATLRSQPSVLSPAERLQRIRKRPRRGKEDMLPAVTQQSLNENLKAQEWRESERRIRQQNEVRCHKSTELRQRSTDRLISIVERQADSIQALVAMQAEHYHAHAPLQTLADL; via the exons atgcctactgcaaagcccACGAGGCAAACCGCCGTTCCGGTGGTGCCCCcgcgacctgccatttctacaaagagctgggcTCAATACTtggggggcgaccccacctccactccaaggaccaccatggacacttcagagcccagttcaacaaggcaggaggaggaggagcaccaaagcgggagcgagggtgctgaggtggaggaagacaccctggcatccctagatgcatgcagccaggagcagttctcaagccaggaggaaggtagccagtcgcggcggccagtgcttggggaaggacaaacaccagaggaggttcccg atgcaaccttgagatctcagccgtccgtgttatcaccggccgaaagactccaacgaattaggaagaggccacgtagagGCAAAGAAGACATGCTGCCTGCAGTCACGCAGCAGTCCCTTAACGAGAATCTAAAAGcgcaggagtggagggagagtgaaaggaggatccgccagcagaatgaggtgCGCTGCCACAAAAGCACAGAGCTCCGGCAGCgaagcacggatcggctgataagcatcgtggagcgccaagcggactcgatccaggcgctcgtagccatgcaggcagagcactaccATGCCCACGCCCCCCTGCAgacctt GGCCGATCTCTGA